Genomic DNA from Rana temporaria chromosome 1, aRanTem1.1, whole genome shotgun sequence:
ACGAATGCGCCGAATATTCTCCCGGGACTAGACCCCCCTCCTTCAGACATTTCCGGAACACCGCCGTAAACTGGAACCGAGACAAACATTCCCCTTTTTGATGGATGAACAGAGCCTCCCCCCCTTTTGGGCGAACGCCCAAAAACCGCCTTACCACCTCAACCGGGCATGTTAGTGGACAATTCCCCCGGAACAACTCTATTTTTACGCCCCTACCTAGTTGATCCGTCTTTGAACGGCTAAGCCAAATCACCACCGATTCCTCCAGGCACCTAACGTCCTGCATTCGTAGTCCTCCCCCCACCACCTTGGAGGGGGAAACTAATTCCCCCACCCTGAACGCCCCAAAAAAGGCCAGAACGAAAACAGCCCGAAAAAGTATCTGCTcataaagcgatgcgcaaacctTTTCCAAATTCCCCAATACCGTACCCAGGACCGCGAACGACACCGGACGCCTGGAATCCCGTGTAGTACTGCCCTTCCTGTATCCCTTTAACACCCTGCGCACCACAAAGGATTTTGTAAAATCCCTGAGGCCCGCCATCTGAAATAAAAAAGCCAATGCCGCCATCTTTTTGCTAATGGCGCCACCCGAGGTTCCCCTCTCGTAATTGCAGCACACAAAGTATAAGACCAACGACTGCAGGTCTTCTGGTTCTTCCGACCCTCCTACCTCCTCCCTCAGTGCGGACCATTCCTGCCACACCTTAGAGTAAGCTCGCCACGTTCCCTCGCTGATCGACTGCCGAATCAATCCTGCGGCGACTCCAGTGCAATGTCCCACAACTTCTGAGGACAGGGTTCCCCCTGTCCCTCTGCCCCTGGCGCCAGGATCCGGAATTCCGCCCACTGGAAACGAGATAAAGCATCCGCCAATCTGTTATCCACCCCAGGAATGTGCACCGCATATATCAAGGCATTCACTTTGAGACACTTAAGTACCAAGTACCGCAGTAACCTAATCACCGGGGGCGAGGATGCCGATATGCTGTTGATCGCCCacaccacccccatgttgtcgcAATTGAAGCGCACCTTTTTATTCCTGAAGAACTCCCCCCACAATTCCATCGCCACCACGATGGGGAACaactccagcagcaccaggttccGGAGGAACCCTGCTGCCCTCCAAGACTCCGGCCAGGGCTCCGCGCTCCACCGTCCGTTGAAATAGGCCCCATAGCCCACTGACCCCGCCGCATCGGTAAATAGAGCCAGGTCGGCGTTGCTGACCGGCCCCGTCTGCCACATCGAACGACCATTGAAAGAGTCCAGGAACGTTCCCCAAACCCTCAGATCGTCTCTCAGTTCATTGGTCAGGCGCACAAAATGGTTTGGCACCCGGACCCCTGCCGTGGCCCCTGAAAGCCTTCGGCTGAAAATGCGTCCCATGGGAATAATCCGACACGCGAAATTTAACTTCCCCAACAAGGATTGGAGCTCCTTCAATCGAATCTTCCGCTTCACCCGGGCCTCACTGACCTCCCTCCTCAAAGCCAACACCTTATCCTCCGGTAGCCTACATTCCATCGCCACCGAGTCAATGGTGATCCCCAAGAACACCAGCTCAGACGCAGGGCCCTCCGTTTTGTCGGGGGCCAAGGGGATCCCAAAACGTTCCGCCAAATACTGTACCGTACCCAACAGAACCCCGCAACAGCGGGAGTCCGGGGGTCCTATGCACAGgaagtcatccaaatagtggATGACGGAATTCACCCCCGCCACTTCCCTGACCGCCCATTCAAAGAACGAGCTGAACGTCTCAAACAAAGCGCACGATATGGAACAACCCATCGGCAGGCAACGATCAACAAAATACTCCCCCTGCCAGTGGCACCCCAGCAAACGCAAACTAGTGGGGTGCACCGGTAACAGCCTGAAGGCGGATTCCACATCCGTCTTTGCCATCAAAGCCCCTTTCCCGTACTTTCTAACCCAAGACACCGCCGCATCAAATGATGTATAGGTAACCGCACAACTCTGCGGATCAATACCATCGTTGACCGACCCCCCTTTTGGGTGCGACAGATGATGTATCATCCGAAATTGACCCACTTCCTTCTTCGGAACTACGCCCAACGGGGACACCACCAAACCCCCCACAGGTGGTTCCCGAAACGGGCCGGCCATCCGGCCGAGCGCCACCTCCTTGGCCAGCTTAGCCGACACCACCCCCGGATGTCGCAGAGCTGACAGCAAATTGTCCGCCACCGGAGGGACCTCCGCCAACGAACTCGGAATCACGAAACCCTCCCCGAACCCCTGCTCTAGCAAACGCGCCGCCGCCCTGTCCGGATACTTACTTAGAAAAGGCAGCATCCTTTCCAGTCTCACCGGCGTCATTCCCTTTTCCAGCGCCATCTCCGGCCCGCTTCCCCTGTTTGAAACACCTATTGAACGCGTGCGACCCACCACACCctgagcactcgtgcttgaagCGGCATGATCCTCCAAAACGACAGGTTCCGTCGTTGAACTGCCAGCACACCCCTTTCTTTTTGAGGGCCGGCGATCCCGCGGAGGAAGCGCCGCCGGCCCCCCCAGGAAAGGACTGGCCCGCCGCCCTGGTCGAGGTCATCAACCTCATCCACAGGCTAATGTCCTTATGGTCCCAGCGGATGGAGGGACGCACCGCCCTGCGCTGACGAAACTGTTCGTCATACCTCAACCACGCCAGACCCCCGTACACCCTATGCGCTTCGTGAATGGCATCAAGGTAACAGAATAGGGCCGTGCATTTCTCGGGGGCCTTTTCCCCGATCACGCTAGCCATAATCGCAAACGCCTGTAGCCAATTCGTAAACGTCCGCGGAATGAGCCTATACCGACGTTTTTCTTCCTCATCCTTTTTGCTCTCGTCCGGCTTCACCCGGTCGAGGTGAAATTTTTCCAACGGGAGCAGGGAAAATATTTCCACAAACTCGTCCTTCTGAATTTTCTCCCTCACCTCTGGCTTAAGATGGGCACCCAACGGCCCTTCAAAGCAAATGTAAATTTCCCCCCTAGCCGCGTCATCCAGCCGCACCTTGTCCCCGTCCTTGTCCTTGTCTTTGTCCTTGTGTTCCGCCGCCGTTCCCACGCCGTCCTTGTCCGTCTGTGTCCCTGCCACGCCTGTCCCTGGATTCGCCGGCACCGGGGGAGGGACAACTACCGCTGTCAGCGCCTGAACGGCGGGGGCAGGAACCGGGAGGGGGGGTACTGGCACCGGGGGGACCCAAGGACCCAGCGGGCTCGCAACCTGAGGAGCACCCCCATCTAGCCTACGTAACAATTCCCGTAAGGCATcccacacacccccctcccctgagGGACTAAGCACCGCCACCCCCCCACTAATGTCCTGCGCACTAACCCCACCCCTACCCCCCGCAACCACATTAGATGTAGTCTTACCGGTTCGGCGCGGCCGTGAAGGTCCTCCAGCCGACAGGTTCCCATAACGTCCATCCTCCGCGGGGTCCTCCGGCAGCTCCCCCTCTTCACTGCTGCTGGAACCGGTCGCCGCCTGCCCGTGTGGTCGTTGACGAACCTCCTCACTCCTTCCCCGACCTCTGGACACAGCTGGCGTTGTGACAGGTATGGGAGCCACCACCCCCCGAGGGCTCTCGTCTCCATCGCTGCTGAACTCTTCAATCAGATCATCCCTCAGCACTGCGGCTGCAGCCTGAGCACCACTGCCCCTCCGGTCAACCCTCCCAGACTCCGAACGGTGCCTGGAGGCGGGACCTCCCGACTGACGTGACTGGCCTGGTGTCGCTCCATCTGCATCCCTGAACGCATCCCCACCGCGTGCGAGGCCGCCGCCTGTGGACCGAGCTAGGCCGGCGCCTGTCTGAGGGTCCTTCCCACGCCGGGCCGCCCCCCCGACCGGAACATCGCCACCGGGGACAgccatgtgaatctgggcctgcacCAACACAGGGGAGGTAGGTCTGGGCACCCGAGAGGCTCCCCCGCGCTGCGCGCTTCCCGCCCCCCCGCCCCCCGCCCGTGCAGTGGCAGACTGAGATTGCTTGGCGGGGGGGCCCGACGGGGGCCTACTGGGACTCCGCACCCGACGCTGTGACCTGGGGGTATTATCTGGGCTAAAGCGCTCCGGCGGTATCGACCGCCTCGCGCGCGTTGAAGCAGGCCTAGACCCGACCGGGGCCTGCTGCACCCCCCGCAGAGTGGCGGTGATCTGGCTTTGCAGCCAGTCCGCGCCGTGGACCTCCGCAACAGCTTGAAGCTGCGCTAACAACCCGGCTACCTCTGACATTTTTCTTCCCTTCCTTGCCTTTTCCACAGATGACCCAGAGCGCTGACCCGATACACAGACAGGCTGCAGGACTTCTCTCCTTGCTTCTTCCCCCCGGACTGATGCTGCCCCTCCTCCAGCATCACCTAGCTCACTgaactctcctccccctctcctcacctcctccaatAGTTAATTTCTAGGATCCTATTAACCACCCCCTCTAACTTTAACCCTTTCTACACCTAAGTTCCCTACACCCTGTCATGCTGTCCTCCGCCTCCATTGCATTGCAGCTACGAACTtgtctatatactcttattcctactgctgttcatcatggcaactcctgcccatgtgatatgactctgtatcaactactactgttaatactactactgctgcttctgctgctgctgccgcccagtcaatacacctatgtcagcagttatttcacactctatatactcttattaagactgctgtacatcatggcaactcctgcccatgtgatatgactctgtatcaactactactgttaatactactactgctgcttctgctgctgctgccgcccagtcaatacacctatgtcagcagttatttcacactctatatactcttattaagactgctgtacatcatggcaactcctgcccatgtgatatgactctgtatcaactactactgttaatactactactgctgcttctgctgctgctgccgcccagtcaatacacctatgtcagcagttatttcacactctatatactcttattaagactgctgtacatcatggcaactcctgcccatgtgatatgactctgtatcaactactactgttaatactactactgctgcttctgctgctgctgccgcccagtcaatacacctatgtcagcagttatttcacactctatatactcttattaagactgctgtacatcatggcaactcctgcccatgtgatatgactctgtatcaactactactgttaatactactactgctgcttctgctgctgctgccgcccagtcaatacacctatgtcagcagttatttcacactctatatactcttattaagactgctgtacatcatggcaactcctgcccatgtgatatgactctgtatcaactactactgttaatactactactgctgcttctgctgctgctgccgcccagtcaatacacctatgtcagcagttatttcacactctatatactcttattaagactgctgtacatcatggcaactcctgcccatgtgatatgactctgtatcaactactactgttaatactactactgctgcttctgctgctgctgccgcccagtcaatacacctatgtcagcagttatttcacactctatatactcttattaagactgctgtacatcatggcaactcctgcccatgtgatatgactctgtatcaactactactgttaatactactactgctgcttctgctgctgctgccgcccagtcaatacacctatgtcagcagttatttcacactctatatactcttat
This window encodes:
- the LOC120931660 gene encoding uncharacterized protein LOC120931660, with protein sequence MSEVAGLLAQLQAVAEVHGADWLQSQITATLRGVQQAPVGSRPASTRARRSIPPERFSPDNTPRSQRRVRSPSRPPSGPPAKQSQSATARAGGGGAGSAQRGGASRVPRPTSPVLVQAQIHMAVPGGDVPVGGAARRGKDPQTGAGLARSTGGGLARGGDAFRDADGATPGQSRQSGGPASRHRSESGRVDRRGSGAQAAAAVLRDDLIEEFSSDGDESPRGVVAPIPVTTPAVSRGRGRSEEVRQRPHGQAATGSSSSEEGELPEDPAEDGRYGNLSAGGPSRPRRTDPQGCLIWILGHSFVFWGARRADVKPGGRQLGVPREEGRVRWIGIRGLMWQKVLPEVHRGASLDRAPDILVIHAGGNDLSVRPMRQVIKDIQWDIRRLRASFPDLIIVWSDIVARMAWREARSLERLDKARIKVNREVGRFVVQQGGIAVRHSDLEVETWRYLRGDGVHLNPIGIDLWALGLEEGVRRAFLVWRRAQV